In one window of Octopus bimaculoides isolate UCB-OBI-ISO-001 chromosome 20, ASM119413v2, whole genome shotgun sequence DNA:
- the LOC106880707 gene encoding uncharacterized protein LOC106880707 isoform X2, which translates to MENLSFTHTSNCTPSLIHTYIYCVLSLSLLFDHFDFTFRIRHVFSLFIVAGSRISFPFLPNTCLLRSEMLLVILMLMMVPYNSALVELIDIFPLVGIDFVTVGEIGIICVYDVPNLVEFFLVQNQNHTVVKFKYKKGVYEKTIMQEGFDCTEIVGDKGQVLCWNYNPTCEDATYYTCETPLESSKPKLLKAKSFMKNLELLNPPFEENKTSIFRCTAYVGTPFGRHAFVWIDDTYSGKIRNHHYVNVSTSDKCYVLAESIHNFTVKLDDLDSSVISCAVFDNILHIPITSKGKVHTLTELQGTPGNLPPTIGHTDNAAYCPIQRTFQGTANSRFPQK; encoded by the exons atggaaaatcTCAGCTTCACTCACACTTCGAATTGCActccctctctcattcacacttacatatattgtgttttgtCATTATCCTTGTTGTTTGACCATTTCGACTTCACATTTCGAATCAGACACGTCTTTTCGTTGTTTATTGTTGCTGGGAGCCGAATATCATTTCCCTTTCTGCCTAATACCTGCCTGTTAAGATCAGAGATGttattagttatattaatgttAATGATGGTTCCTTACAATTCAGCCC TTGTTGAACTTATCGATATATTCCCTCTTGTGGGTATCGACTTTGTAACCGTTGGTGAAATTGGTATAATATGTGTCTATGATGTGCCAAATCTTGTTGAGTTTTTTCTGGTGCAAAATCAAAACCATACCGttgtaaaatttaaatacaaGAAGGGTGTCTATGAGAAAACAATCATGCAGGAAGGTTTCGACTGTACTGAAATTGTAGGTGATAAAGGTCAGGTTTTATGCTGGAATTACAATCCCACTTGCGAGGATGCGACATACTACACATGTGAAACACCTTTGGAATCTTCAAAACCTAAACTTCTGAAAG CAAAATCTTTCATGAAGAATCTGGAACTACTTAACCCGCCCTTTGAAGAGAATAAGACATCGATCTTCAGATGTACAGCATATGTCGGTACACCTTTTGGTCGTCATGCCTTTGTTTGGATTGACGACACTTATAGCGgcaaaattagaaatcatcattatgTGAATGTTTCAACTAGTGACAAATGTTATGTTCTAGCAGAGTCAATTCATAATTTCACTGTAAAACTGGACGACCTTGATAGCTCAGTCATCTCATGTGCAGTGTTTGACAACATACTTCATATACCAATTACCTCAAAAG GAAAGGTGCACACACTGACGGAACTACAAGGTACTCCAG GAAATCTGCCGCCAACAATCGGACACACAGATAATGCAG cttACTGCCCGATTCAGCGAACCTTTCAAGGAACAGCCAACTCACGTTTTCcccagaaataa
- the LOC106880707 gene encoding uncharacterized protein LOC106880707 isoform X1, producing MENLSFTHTSNCTPSLIHTYIYCVLSLSLLFDHFDFTFRIRHVFSLFIVAGSRISFPFLPNTCLLRSEMLLVILMLMMVPYNSALVELIDIFPLVGIDFVTVGEIGIICVYDVPNLVEFFLVQNQNHTVVKFKYKKGVYEKTIMQEGFDCTEIVGDKGQVLCWNYNPTCEDATYYTCETPLESSKPKLLKAKSFMKNLELLNPPFEENKTSIFRCTAYVGTPFGRHAFVWIDDTYSGKIRNHHYVNVSTSDKCYVLAESIHNFTVKLDDLDSSVISCAVFDNILHIPITSKGKVHTLTELQGTPGNLPPTIGHTDNADKLNGADMITKILTFAAILLFMGNFP from the exons atggaaaatcTCAGCTTCACTCACACTTCGAATTGCActccctctctcattcacacttacatatattgtgttttgtCATTATCCTTGTTGTTTGACCATTTCGACTTCACATTTCGAATCAGACACGTCTTTTCGTTGTTTATTGTTGCTGGGAGCCGAATATCATTTCCCTTTCTGCCTAATACCTGCCTGTTAAGATCAGAGATGttattagttatattaatgttAATGATGGTTCCTTACAATTCAGCCC TTGTTGAACTTATCGATATATTCCCTCTTGTGGGTATCGACTTTGTAACCGTTGGTGAAATTGGTATAATATGTGTCTATGATGTGCCAAATCTTGTTGAGTTTTTTCTGGTGCAAAATCAAAACCATACCGttgtaaaatttaaatacaaGAAGGGTGTCTATGAGAAAACAATCATGCAGGAAGGTTTCGACTGTACTGAAATTGTAGGTGATAAAGGTCAGGTTTTATGCTGGAATTACAATCCCACTTGCGAGGATGCGACATACTACACATGTGAAACACCTTTGGAATCTTCAAAACCTAAACTTCTGAAAG CAAAATCTTTCATGAAGAATCTGGAACTACTTAACCCGCCCTTTGAAGAGAATAAGACATCGATCTTCAGATGTACAGCATATGTCGGTACACCTTTTGGTCGTCATGCCTTTGTTTGGATTGACGACACTTATAGCGgcaaaattagaaatcatcattatgTGAATGTTTCAACTAGTGACAAATGTTATGTTCTAGCAGAGTCAATTCATAATTTCACTGTAAAACTGGACGACCTTGATAGCTCAGTCATCTCATGTGCAGTGTTTGACAACATACTTCATATACCAATTACCTCAAAAG GAAAGGTGCACACACTGACGGAACTACAAGGTACTCCAG GAAATCTGCCGCCAACAATCGGACACACAGATAATGCAG